Genomic segment of Oncorhynchus keta strain PuntledgeMale-10-30-2019 chromosome 12, Oket_V2, whole genome shotgun sequence:
TACTGCAGTGTTTAGTGCTGACAGCCAGTCTTGAACTTATTAGtcattgttttctgttttctttcCATCCAGTCAATGACAACACAAACAGCAGGGTGGTTCTCTGGTCGTTCTTCGAAGCCCTGGTTCTGGTGGCCATGACTCTGGGACAGATCTACTACCTGAAGAGGTTTTTCGAAGTGCGCCGAGTTGTGTAACACCTCAAACCTTCCCCCTGTGACTTCCTGTTGCACTGTTATTTCAGCACAGAGACAGCGAAACAGTCACTCCTTGGAAATGACTCTTGGTAGATTTCATTAAAAGTCTGAGTACAAATTGGATCCcttttatttaaaaataataatgttttACCCTGTTACCCCATCTGTTATTTCCATCTTTATGTGCTTGTTACTGTTGTATCTGTTTTGGACTCTAGACCTTTCAAAGATCATAGGGTTGATGATGTCAAGTTTGATTTATTTTCTCATCACTGCGTAAGCAAATGATTTGTTATGGATTACTCCACCCAGCTTGGTCAACAGCAACTACTAGCCATGCACTAGCCAGAGAGGTTGTCGGTCTCTAGTCAGTGGATGGGATGTATAAAGTAACACTGGGACCAGGCATTTGAGAGATGCAGACTGATGTTTATGCAACAGTGTGTCCCTTATttgaccattttttttttttgccacctTTGCAATTGATATGACCAActagttaatatacagtatgcATAAGCTCAAGGTGAGACACTTGGTGCTTGTTCAGGAGAGTGAAATATCCCAGAACGTTCATGTAGAAATGTATTGTGCAGAAGCGACATGCTTTTCTGTTATGTAGAATAAAGAGTTGTGTTGACTCTATGGATCATATTTCTATCTGCAACCTTCTGAACATAGCATCCTGCTAAATATCCCTGAATATCTGAAGGTGTTGTATTGTCTGGGAAGCAGATGTTTTTGCTCTTGTTGCTTTTGAGTCAAAAATCGATGACATATAATCCTTCTGAATGTGTACACGGGCAGTGCAGGGAAAACCTGTATACTCCCATTTTACCACAGATGGGTTATAGTAGGTCAGTGTTTACTCAAACCTGGCCATGGGATCCACTGGGTGTGCAGGGTTTATTCTAGCTCATCACTCACACCTGTTGCAACTAATCAATTATTAATTTAACCCTGGATTAGATGATTCAGgtgtgttagagctgggctgGCACAAAGACCCGGACCCCTGTATTTGCCTAGAATCAGGAAGGAAGAACACTGTAAGAGATTATATTGGATGTGGGCAGGGGGCTGAAACTATATTATGATTGTCAAGGTGAGGTAGTTgcttcaacattttgttgtggtGACTGGTTGTAATGTGGAGTGGGGAAGGTTGGGGGCTCTACTTTGTGGCAataaactgtttttttttcttcttctgcagcatattcagtgtggtgcaacattCAGAACATTGGTATGTAGATGTATAAGAATGGACATGACTAGAGGATTAATTGTAGGCCAATCCTGTCTATAATCTATTTGAAACACCATAAATGTTGTGTCTTACTGAGTATGCCTTAGTTTTGTACTTTACATGTTCTGATAAGCTCAGCTATAACTGTCACGTGAGACTGGAGTGACGACTGAGGAGAAATTAGGTCAAGTCACTCCTGAACGTCATCAATGAAGTTCTGCAGCATGTAAAGAAATATGCTTGTCTGTGGATCCAGGTTTATTAAAACAAATACAATATTCTTTAAAAATGCTGTTTGGTTTCTTTTTGTTTGTCTTGACATGTATTATTTattggtaaaaatatatatatttgacaaaTATTGTGGTCTAAAGAAACCTGAAATTATTCAGAATGATGAACTGGCGCTCGCGGTACAAACATGTACAGTGCTTCCGATTTCCAGGCGGACTGTAAACATCGATGTACAGGAAGTCGGTACAGCGTGGATTGAGGCTGCATTTCTAACATGGCCAACACAACTGAAGGAAAATGGGATAGTTTACCCGTTAAACTTAACGATGGTATTACGCAAACTCTAAATGAGCTTGGATTTACACATATGACACCAGTTCAGGTATTAACATTTCTTTACAGTTTTCGTTTATTTCACTCACATGCCATAGCTAGCTATGCTAACAAGCTAGATAACGAATTACGTTAGCTCTAATTCAGCCTCCACAATAataatttaaatattttttatattccAGTCTGCCTGTATTCCACTGTTTATGCGAAATAAAGATGTGGCTGCCGAGGCTGTAAGTATGACTTGACACACATTATTGTTTACCATGTAACTCGGGATGTTTTGGGTACTGCATTTCTCCAGAACCAGATTGCATAGGTAGCTAACTATAGGAGGGAGAAAGGTCTAAGCAACACATCTTATCGTTGCTGTTACAGGTGACGGGCAGTGGAAAGACATTGGCCTTCGTGATTCCCATCATAGAGATACTTATAAAGCGAGAGGACAAATTGAAGAAAATGCAGGTACGGTTTGGGTTATTCAGTGTCTTAGACTTATTGTAATCGTTACCGTTTGAGTATATGTGTATGGTTGTGAGTCACTTTGACTTTTGATATACAGTATTAAACTGAGACGTTATCTTTCACAGGTTGGTGCTCTGATCGTCACGCCGACCAGAGAGCTGGCCCTGCAGATCAGTGAGGTGATGGGCCAGTTCCTCCAGAAGTTCCCTCAGTTCAGGTAGGGGGACTGCCAGCGGAGAGATAAAACCAGAGACATGAACAGCAAGCTCTGTTCCTGATCTAAAATGTGAATTATTCCAAGACTCTTATTGTAATCCTGTTATGACACGAACTCTTCCTCTTTCAGACAGATTCTGTTGATTGGAGGGAGCAACCCCATTGAGGATGTGGAGAAGTTTAAGGAACAGGGGTAAATATGCTCTTCCTCTGATCTCACACAAAAATGGGAGCTTTTTTGCGCCCCGTGTTTTTATGTCCAGATCTGATGCTATACAGCAAGCCTGTAAAGGTACAAAAGGATTTCCAGCCCCACTTTAAATGAAGTACAACTTATAAAGGCCTTATATAGCAtacataaatgcttcacaaacAATCTATAAGCTTTTGTATAAACATTAAGCGTTATGTCACATTTGGCGGCAATTCACCCCACATTAGGAATGGTTATGTCACCCTTTATAGAGTGACACACACTTATAGGTGATTTGAGAAGCAtttatgtagtgcttatgaaTCCTTTATGTATGCTATATAAAGCCTTTATATACGTTGTACTTGGTTTAAAGTGAGACTGGATTCCCTAACTGATAATTATTCTAATCAATGTTGTCTTTTCCAGGGCCAACATATTGATTGCCACCCCAGGGCGTCTGGAGGACATGTTCAGAAGGAAGGCAGACGGTCTGGACCTGGCCTTGTCAGTCAAGTTTCTGGAGGTCCTGGTCCTGGATGAGGCTGACCGCCTACTGGATATGGGCTTTGAGGCCAGGTACTATAGTGCATTACAATAGACTACAACTATGCAATACAGTACACTATTGGACATATGAATCATACAATATGATTTAGTACAGTACAATCACCAGGCTGTTGGACAGTGGCTTTGATGTCAGGTACACTTTAAGTACCTgactccctccctttctctctctccagtctgaaTGTTATCCTGGGGTACCTCCCTAAGCAGCGTCGTACAGGTCTGTTTTCAGCCACTCAGACTCAGGAGCTGGAAAAGTTGGTGAGAGCTGGTCTCAGGAACCCTGTACGAATCACAGTGAAGGAGAAGGGTGTGGCCGCCAGCTGCACCCAGAAAACACCTGCCAGGCTCTGCAACTACTACACAGTGAGTAACATACACTGTTGGGGATTTGAGTAGTTCAGGTTTGGAAATGCTGGATATGAAGGAAAAAGTGGACCACGACTGTGTTTTAATAAATGTAACTACATGTAATCCCCGaaagtaattatttatcatgagaggaccataaacaataactagtaatgctgcatAGTCCAAGAAAGGTTCAAATCAAAATAAACAGTTTGTGCACAAAACGGGATGACCGGAACGTTCTCTTAGTCTGAGACATTCTTCCAAGACACATTCTCAGAGGCCTCATGATGAGAGCATCCTTACCGGTTTCGCTGTCTGTGCCAGCCCGTGCCATAAAATTCTCAAGGACTTAAAACCATCTGTGTGTAagcagagacacaaacacaggaaAAAAGACAAACCATGACTGATCACTTTTTATTTTCTGTTATTTCTTGTTGTTTGTCAGATCTGCAGAGCAGAGGACAAGTTTAACAGTCTGGTAGCATTTCTTAGACAACACAAACATGAGAAACAGCTGGTGTTCTTCAGGTATGTATCCTGGCTACACAGCCCTCCATGTTAGTGTCTCACCATGACTACAGCTACCTCTAGTATTCTACTTAATGGCCGATTATATTCATCAACACTGCGGACTGTGTGTTGTTtctctccctcagtgtgtgtgaggactacactgtcagagctgtgtgtgttaatgtgttgtttCTCGCTCAGTACATGTGCGTGTGTGGAGTACTTTGGCCGAGCCTTGGAGGCCCTGATTAAGAGCGTCACCATCCACTGCATCCACGGCAAGATGAAACACAAACGCAACAAGATCTTCTCAGAGTTTAGGAGCCTAAAGAGGTATTTTATCCCTTGTTGTTAGCTCAGCTGAGGAGAGCATGGGTTTGATCTTTGCATTGAAATGTGACGTTGTGTTTCAGTGGTATCCTGGTGTGTACTGACGTCATGGCCAGGGGCATTGATA
This window contains:
- the ddx55 gene encoding ATP-dependent RNA helicase DDX55 — encoded protein: MANTTEGKWDSLPVKLNDGITQTLNELGFTHMTPVQSACIPLFMRNKDVAAEAVTGSGKTLAFVIPIIEILIKREDKLKKMQVGALIVTPTRELALQISEVMGQFLQKFPQFRQILLIGGSNPIEDVEKFKEQGANILIATPGRLEDMFRRKADGLDLALSVKFLEVLVLDEADRLLDMGFEASLNVILGYLPKQRRTGLFSATQTQELEKLVRAGLRNPVRITVKEKGVAASCTQKTPARLCNYYTICRAEDKFNSLVAFLRQHKHEKQLVFFSTCACVEYFGRALEALIKSVTIHCIHGKMKHKRNKIFSEFRSLKSGILVCTDVMARGIDIPEVHWVLQYDPPSCASAFVHRCGRTARIGNKGNATVFLLPMEESYVTFLSINQKCPLEQMAPVSDVVDVLPKVKALALADRAMFDRGMRAFVSTVQAYAKHECSLIFRVKDLDFVALARGFALLRMPRMPELKGKNFPDFIETTIDTDNIRYKDKQREKLRQKLLIELKEKREERAAAPKRHNDKNKAWSRQKNRKDRRRKTAAKRNRDEGSEMDDEDMKELLKDTRLLKRLKKGQISEEDFEKQVTAGPKSQRKTAAGPSEDPPSSAGEEDE